The Trichosurus vulpecula isolate mTriVul1 chromosome 4, mTriVul1.pri, whole genome shotgun sequence genome contains a region encoding:
- the METTL18 gene encoding histidine protein methyltransferase 1 homolog: protein MSSEISSNSDFSPLLHILLMVTKHFALPEFCPVNEKMAFQFNFTIDSHLENELPILGDEALGLDTSGRASVVESQKGKLKDGKWSSKECDKSSAEVKVVCDDSLGKSDEITRDRKENQPCLKVAKEHDVPNDLKKVVENKVVEVIPDLQHVNLSVVKMAFLKDNSCGENIVSKSLSSHSDLITGIYEGGLKIWECTFDLLAYLADEEVQFAGKRVLDLGCGAGLLGIIALKGQAKEIHFQDYNSTVIDEVTIPNVIVNSTFECEDDEVCEPDLKRRRNSNPTQELLSKCRFFSGEWYEFSKLVLSSKKAFAKYDIILTSETIYNPSYYSAFHQTLANLLDENGQVFLASKAHYFGVGGGVHLFQKFIEERNVFETRTLKIIDEGLNRILIKITFKHAH, encoded by the coding sequence ATGAGTTCTGAAATTTCTTCAAATAGTGACTTTTCACCACTACTTCATATTTTGCTTatggttacaaaacactttgcattaCCAGAGTTCTGTCCAGTTAATGAGAAGATGGCATTCCAGTTTAATTTTACCATAGACAGCCACCTAGAAAATGAATTACCCATCCTTGGAGATGAGGCCTTAGGCCTGGATACTTCAGGAAGGGCATCAGTCGTGGAGAGtcaaaaaggaaaactgaaagatGGAAAATGGTCCTCAAAAGAATGTGACAAATCATCCGCAGAAGTTAAAGTTGTCTGTGACGACTCACTGGGTAAATCAGATGAAATCACAAGGGATCGAAAAGAAAATCAGCCTTGTTTGAAAGTGGCCAAAGAACATGATGTCCCTAACGATTTAAAGAAAGTGGTAGAAAATAAAGTGGTAGAAGTTATACCGGATCTCCAACATGTAAATTTGTCAGTAGTGAAGATGGCCTTTTTGAAAGACAACTCTTGTGGAGAAAACATAGTATCCAAAAgcctttcttctcactctgaTCTCATCACAGGTATCTATGAAGGAGGTTTGAAAATCTGGGAATGTACCTTTGACCTTCTAGCTTATCTAGCTGATGAAGAAGTACAGTTTGCTGGGAAGAGAGTGTTGGACCTTGGCTGTGGAGCAGGGCTTCTGGGTATAATTGCCCTCAAGGGACAAGCTAAAGAAATCCACTTTCAGGATTACAATAGCACTGTAATTGATGAAGTAACCATTCCAAACGTAATAGTGAACTCCACTTTTGAATGCGAAGATGATGAAGTATGTGAGCCAGATTTGAAAAGGCGGAGGAACTCAAACCCAACACAAGAACTTTTAAGCAAGTGTCGATTCTTTTCTGGGGAATGGTATGAGTTTTCCAAACTTGTGCTAAGCAgcaaaaaagcttttgcaaaatATGACATCATTCTTACCTCTGAGACCATTTATAATCCAAGCTATTACAGTGCTTTTCACCAAACTTTAGCTAATTTGTTGGATGAAAATGGACAAGTGTTTTTAGCAAGTAAAGCACATTACTTTGGTGTTGGAGGTGGTGTTCATCTCTTTCAGAAGTTTATAGAAGAAAGGAATGTATTTGAAACTAGGACACTCAAAATAATTGATGAAGGACTAAATAGGATCTTAATTAAAATAACCTTTAAGCATGCCCACTGA